The proteins below are encoded in one region of Nitrospirota bacterium:
- a CDS encoding ORF6N domain-containing protein, giving the protein MQNTEVVPQQIIENKILIIRGKKVMLDSELAGLYGVETKLLNRAVKRNMERFPEDFMFQLTKEEYTELLRCQFGTLKRGQHSKYLPFAFTENGVAMLSSVLNSKMAIQVNIQIMRIFTKIREMIETHKDLKQKIEEMEKKYDYQFKVVFEAIKQLIEPPQKKRKRIGF; this is encoded by the coding sequence ATGCAGAACACAGAAGTTGTACCTCAGCAGATAATAGAGAATAAGATACTTATTATACGAGGCAAAAAGGTGATGCTGGATAGTGAGCTTGCAGGTCTTTATGGGGTTGAAACAAAACTCCTTAACCGTGCTGTTAAGAGAAACATGGAACGATTTCCAGAGGATTTTATGTTCCAGTTGACAAAGGAAGAATACACTGAACTTTTAAGGTGCCAATTTGGCACCTTAAAAAGAGGTCAGCATAGTAAATATCTTCCTTTTGCCTTCACAGAAAATGGGGTTGCAATGCTCTCAAGTGTGCTGAACAGCAAAATGGCTATTCAAGTAAATATCCAGATCATGAGGATATTTACAAAGATAAGGGAGATGATTGAAACTCACAAGGACCTGAAGCAAAAAATCGAGGAGATGGAAAAGAAATATGATTATCAGTTCAAGGTTGTCTTTGAGGCAATAAAGCAATTAATAGAGCCTCCTCAGAAGAAAAGAAAGAGGATTGGATTTTAA